A window of Hippoglossus stenolepis isolate QCI-W04-F060 chromosome 16, HSTE1.2, whole genome shotgun sequence contains these coding sequences:
- the LOC118123546 gene encoding ubiquitin carboxyl-terminal hydrolase 22 isoform X1, with protein MSPAGCSHVNGYKVDNWKQNLRVIYQCFVWSGTAETRRRKVRQSDAGWTELAKSCICHMCGAHLNRLHSCLYCVFFGCFTKKHIHEHAKNKRHNLAIDLLYGGIYCFVCQDYIYDKDMEQIAKEEQRKAWKLQGIGEKYTTWEPTKRELELLRHNPKRRKITTNCTIGLRGLINLGNTCFMNCIVQALTHTPLLRDFFLSDRHKCEMQSNSCLVCEMSQLFQEFYSGHRSPHIPFRLLHLVWTHARHLAGYEQQDAHEFLIAALDVLHRHCKGDTIRDDNGKKANNPNHCNCIIDQIFTGGLQSDVTCQVCHGVSTTIDPFWDISLDLPGSSTPFWPLSPGGDGSTVNGESHLSGSTTLTDCLRRFTRPEHLGSSAKIKCGGCHSYQESTKQLTMKKLPIVACFHLKRFEHSAKLRRKITTYVSFPLELDMTPFMASSKESRMNGQYQQTVDVLNNDNKYSLFAVVNHQGTLESGHYTSFIRQHKDQWFKCDDAIITKASIKDVLDSEGYLLFYHKQFLEYE; from the exons ATGAGTCCGGCCGGGTGCTCCCATGTGAACGGGTATAAGGTGGATAATTGGAAACAAAATCTTCGGGTCATATACCAATGCTTTGTTTGGAGTGGTACTGCTGAGACCAGGAGAcgcaag GTGCGTCAGAGTGATGCAGGATGGACGGAGCTG GCCAAGTCGTGTATCTGTCACATGTGTGGCGCCCACCTGAACCGACTCCACTCTtgtctctactgtgtctttTTCGGCTGTTTTACAAAGAAACACATCCACGAGCACGCAAAGAACAAGAGACACAATCTAG CGATAGACTTATTATACGGTGGaatatattgttttgtgtgtcaagACTACATATACGACAAAGACATGGAGCAGATTGCcaaagaggaacagaggaaagCGTGGAAATTGCAAG GCATAGGGGagaaatacacaacatgggAGCCGACCAAGAGGGAGCTAGAACTATTACGACACAATCCTAAGCGGAGGAAAATCACTACAAACTGTACCATAG GTTTACGAGGGTTAATAAACCTGGGCAACACATGTTTCATGAACTGTATTGTTCAGGCCCTAACACACACGCCGCTGCTGCGAGACTTCTTCCTCTCCGACAGACACAAGTGCGAGATGCAATCAAACTCCTGTCTGGTGTGTGAGATGTCGCAGCTCTTTCAGGAG TTCTACTCGGGCCACCGTTCACCCCACATTCCCTTCCGGCTGCTGCACCTGGTGTGGACTCACGCACGTCATCTCGCAGGCTACGAGCAACAAGACGCCCACGAGTTCCTCATCGCAGCGCTGGACGTTCTACACAGGCACTGCAAAGGGGACACTATCC GAGACGACAATGGGAAGAAGGCCAACAACCCAAACCACTGTAACTGCATCATTGACCAAATCTTCACTGGTGGCCTGCAATCAGATGTTACTTGTCAAGTTTGCCA TGGTGTTTCCACGACGATAGATCCATTCTGGGACATTAGCCTGGACCTGCCGGGCTCATCCACGCCTTTCTGGCCCCTCAGTCCGGGAGGGGATGGCAGCACAGTCAATGGAGAGAGCCACCTTTCAGGGTCCACCACACTCACAGACTGCCTACGCAG atttACGCGGCCTGAACATCTAGGAAGCAGTGCCAAAATCAAGTGTGGCGGTTGCCATAGTTACCAGGAATCCACCAAACAGCTGACAATGAAGAAGCTCCCCATCGTAGCGTGTTTCCATCTCAAA CGGTTTGAGCACTCTGCTAAACTGCGGAGGAAGATCACTACATACGTTTCCTTCCCTCTAGAGTTGGATATGACGCCTTTCATGGCATCAAG TAAAGAGAGCAGAATGAACGGGCAGTATCAACAGACGGTTGATGTATTAAACAACGACAATAA GTATTCCTTGTTTGCGGTGGTCAACCACCAAGGCACATTAGAGAGTGGCCACTACACCAGCTTCATCCGCCAGCACAAGGACCAGTGGTTCAAATGTGATGATGCCATAATCACCAAGGCCAGCATTAAGGATGTACTCGACAGCGAAGG GTATCTCTTATTCTACCATAAACAGTTCCTGGAGTACGAGTAG
- the med9 gene encoding mediator of RNA polymerase II transcription subunit 9, protein MAAAQQNVEKEGEDCSLLPLVHDIIKCMDKDSQDVHQELAKLKTKIQEAREQISNMPGIDCSPGEQQQQLTTLREQVRTKNQLLQKYKSLCMFDVPKAS, encoded by the exons ATGGCGGCAGCTCAGCAGAATGTGGAGAAGGAAGGCGAGGATTGCTCCTTGTTGCCTTTAGTTCATGACATTATCAAATG CATGGACAAGGACAGCCAGGACGTCCACCAGGAGCTGGCCAAGCTGAAGACGAAGATCCAGGAGGCTCGGGAGCAGATCTCCAACATGCCCGGGATCGACTGCAGCCCgggggagcagcagcagcagctgaccACGCTGCGGGAGCAGGTCCGCACCAAgaaccagctgctgcagaaatacAAGAGCCTGTGCATGTTTGACGTGCCCAAAGCGTCGTGA
- the LOC118123546 gene encoding ubiquitin carboxyl-terminal hydrolase 22 isoform X2: protein MSPAGCSHVNGYKVDNWKQNLRVIYQCFVWSGTAETRRRKAKSCICHMCGAHLNRLHSCLYCVFFGCFTKKHIHEHAKNKRHNLAIDLLYGGIYCFVCQDYIYDKDMEQIAKEEQRKAWKLQGIGEKYTTWEPTKRELELLRHNPKRRKITTNCTIGLRGLINLGNTCFMNCIVQALTHTPLLRDFFLSDRHKCEMQSNSCLVCEMSQLFQEFYSGHRSPHIPFRLLHLVWTHARHLAGYEQQDAHEFLIAALDVLHRHCKGDTIRDDNGKKANNPNHCNCIIDQIFTGGLQSDVTCQVCHGVSTTIDPFWDISLDLPGSSTPFWPLSPGGDGSTVNGESHLSGSTTLTDCLRRFTRPEHLGSSAKIKCGGCHSYQESTKQLTMKKLPIVACFHLKRFEHSAKLRRKITTYVSFPLELDMTPFMASSKESRMNGQYQQTVDVLNNDNKYSLFAVVNHQGTLESGHYTSFIRQHKDQWFKCDDAIITKASIKDVLDSEGYLLFYHKQFLEYE, encoded by the exons ATGAGTCCGGCCGGGTGCTCCCATGTGAACGGGTATAAGGTGGATAATTGGAAACAAAATCTTCGGGTCATATACCAATGCTTTGTTTGGAGTGGTACTGCTGAGACCAGGAGAcgcaag GCCAAGTCGTGTATCTGTCACATGTGTGGCGCCCACCTGAACCGACTCCACTCTtgtctctactgtgtctttTTCGGCTGTTTTACAAAGAAACACATCCACGAGCACGCAAAGAACAAGAGACACAATCTAG CGATAGACTTATTATACGGTGGaatatattgttttgtgtgtcaagACTACATATACGACAAAGACATGGAGCAGATTGCcaaagaggaacagaggaaagCGTGGAAATTGCAAG GCATAGGGGagaaatacacaacatgggAGCCGACCAAGAGGGAGCTAGAACTATTACGACACAATCCTAAGCGGAGGAAAATCACTACAAACTGTACCATAG GTTTACGAGGGTTAATAAACCTGGGCAACACATGTTTCATGAACTGTATTGTTCAGGCCCTAACACACACGCCGCTGCTGCGAGACTTCTTCCTCTCCGACAGACACAAGTGCGAGATGCAATCAAACTCCTGTCTGGTGTGTGAGATGTCGCAGCTCTTTCAGGAG TTCTACTCGGGCCACCGTTCACCCCACATTCCCTTCCGGCTGCTGCACCTGGTGTGGACTCACGCACGTCATCTCGCAGGCTACGAGCAACAAGACGCCCACGAGTTCCTCATCGCAGCGCTGGACGTTCTACACAGGCACTGCAAAGGGGACACTATCC GAGACGACAATGGGAAGAAGGCCAACAACCCAAACCACTGTAACTGCATCATTGACCAAATCTTCACTGGTGGCCTGCAATCAGATGTTACTTGTCAAGTTTGCCA TGGTGTTTCCACGACGATAGATCCATTCTGGGACATTAGCCTGGACCTGCCGGGCTCATCCACGCCTTTCTGGCCCCTCAGTCCGGGAGGGGATGGCAGCACAGTCAATGGAGAGAGCCACCTTTCAGGGTCCACCACACTCACAGACTGCCTACGCAG atttACGCGGCCTGAACATCTAGGAAGCAGTGCCAAAATCAAGTGTGGCGGTTGCCATAGTTACCAGGAATCCACCAAACAGCTGACAATGAAGAAGCTCCCCATCGTAGCGTGTTTCCATCTCAAA CGGTTTGAGCACTCTGCTAAACTGCGGAGGAAGATCACTACATACGTTTCCTTCCCTCTAGAGTTGGATATGACGCCTTTCATGGCATCAAG TAAAGAGAGCAGAATGAACGGGCAGTATCAACAGACGGTTGATGTATTAAACAACGACAATAA GTATTCCTTGTTTGCGGTGGTCAACCACCAAGGCACATTAGAGAGTGGCCACTACACCAGCTTCATCCGCCAGCACAAGGACCAGTGGTTCAAATGTGATGATGCCATAATCACCAAGGCCAGCATTAAGGATGTACTCGACAGCGAAGG GTATCTCTTATTCTACCATAAACAGTTCCTGGAGTACGAGTAG
- the LOC118123982 gene encoding dexamethasone-induced Ras-related protein 1: MIKKMSPSENEFDIPAKNCHRMVIMGSTKVGKTAIISRFLNERFDDPYTPTIEDFHRKFYSIRGEVYQLDILDTSGNHPFPAMRRLSILTGDVFILVFSLDNRESFEEVQRLKRQIHETKSCLRNKTKENVDVPLVICGNKCDKDFYREVQEEEIEQLVNGDEHCAYFEISAKKNTNVDQMFQTLFTMAKLPNEMSPDRHSKVSLQYCDVLHRKSSRNKKCKDGNAYGIVAPFARRPSVHSDLMYIKEKAVGGGQAKEKGCIIC; the protein is encoded by the exons ATGATTAAGAAAATGTCTCCATCCGAGAACGAGTTCGACATACCGGCCAAGAACTGCCACAGGATGGTGATCATGGGCTCCACCAAAGTTGGGAAGACCGCCATCATCTCTCGGTTTCTGAACGAGAGGTTTGATGATCCGTACACGCCGACTATTGAGGATTTCCACAGGAAATTCTACAGCATCCGGGGAGAAGTTTACCAGCTGGACATTTTGGATACATCTGGAAATCACCCCTTCCCTGCAATGAGGAGGCTTTCAATTCTTACTG GTGATGTGTTCATCCTGGTGTTCAGCCTGGACAACAGGGAGTCCTTCGAGGAGGTGCAGCGCCTGAAGCGACAGATCCACGAGACCAAGTCGTGCCTGCGAAACAAAACCAAGGAGAACGTGGACGTCCCGCTGGTGATCTGCGGCAACAAGTGCGACAAAGACTTCTACcgggaggtgcaggaggaggagatcgaGCAGCTGGTGAACGGAGACGAGCACTGCGCCTACTTTGAAATCTCGGCCAAGAAGAACACCAACGTGGACCAAATGTTTCAGACTCTCTTTACAATGGCGAAGCTGCCCAACGAAATGAGCCCCGACCGCCACAGCAAGGTTTCCCTCCAGTACTGCGACGTTCTCCACAGAAAGTCCTCCCGAAACAAGAAGTGCAAAGACGGGAACGCATACGGGATTGTGGCGCCGTTTGCGCGGAGACCCAGCGTGCACAGTGACTTGATGTACATCAAGGAGAAGGCAGTGGGAGGAGGTCAGGCCAAAGAGAAGGGCTGCATCATCTGCTGA